The following proteins are co-located in the Bradyrhizobium sp. AZCC 2176 genome:
- a CDS encoding amino acid ABC transporter permease — protein sequence MSDTTPSGFVRQDLVAERPAPVKTTGFVGFLRTRLFNSPTNILITIVSTLLLWFTIVPALKFLLVDAVWTGGDRTACLAENAGHVVGACWPFIQAKFTQFIYGFYPEPERWRVNLTFILAAILLLPLLIPRLPAKGLNAGLFFGALPVVAFFLLHGGGLGGFGVSWTAGLLAGFNDSIGDGGRKLVAAGETTAVIGPLLWLLGKLIVLVATVISWLLLPLTWLRDQIQAFGRPVWADLAVTAIIASALVFWLGAGKRDALRPLVNCLAIFAGIGIAIGVMGLDRGGLPVVDTRLWGGLLVTLVVSVTGIVASMPVGIALALGRRSSIPLIRIFSIAFIEFWRGVPLITVLFFATYMLPLFVPTGFTIDGLVRALIGIALFTGAYQAENIRGGLQAIPRGQSEAASALGLSWGKTTALVVMPQALRHVIPNLVNSFISLFKDTSLVSIVALFDLLGSLRASFSDPNWSTPTTLFTGFAFTGIIYFVFCFGMSRYSLFVENRLNVHRRN from the coding sequence ATGAGCGACACCACACCATCCGGCTTTGTCCGCCAGGACCTCGTCGCCGAACGCCCTGCCCCGGTGAAGACCACGGGCTTTGTCGGCTTCTTGCGCACGCGCCTGTTCAATTCGCCGACCAATATCCTGATCACGATCGTCAGCACGTTGCTGTTATGGTTCACCATCGTTCCCGCGCTGAAATTCCTGCTGGTCGATGCGGTCTGGACCGGCGGGGATCGCACCGCCTGCCTTGCCGAGAATGCCGGGCACGTGGTCGGCGCCTGCTGGCCGTTCATCCAGGCGAAATTCACCCAGTTCATCTATGGATTCTATCCGGAGCCGGAGCGCTGGCGGGTCAATTTGACCTTCATCCTGGCCGCAATCCTGCTGCTGCCGCTGCTGATTCCGCGGCTGCCGGCCAAGGGCCTCAATGCCGGGCTTTTCTTTGGCGCATTGCCCGTCGTCGCCTTCTTCCTGCTGCATGGCGGCGGACTGGGCGGGTTTGGCGTGAGCTGGACGGCCGGACTTCTGGCAGGCTTCAACGACAGTATTGGCGACGGCGGGCGGAAGCTCGTGGCTGCGGGCGAGACAACGGCCGTGATCGGGCCGCTGCTATGGCTGCTCGGCAAATTGATCGTGCTGGTCGCTACGGTGATCTCCTGGTTGTTGCTGCCGCTGACCTGGCTGCGCGACCAGATCCAGGCTTTTGGCCGTCCGGTGTGGGCGGATCTTGCGGTTACCGCCATCATCGCTTCCGCTTTGGTGTTCTGGTTGGGCGCCGGCAAACGCGACGCTTTGCGTCCCCTGGTCAATTGCCTCGCGATCTTCGCCGGTATCGGCATTGCCATCGGGGTGATGGGGCTCGACCGTGGCGGATTGCCTGTCGTCGACACGCGGCTGTGGGGTGGCCTGCTGGTGACGCTGGTGGTGTCGGTTACCGGCATCGTCGCGTCGATGCCTGTCGGAATCGCGCTCGCGCTCGGCCGGCGCTCGTCGATTCCGCTGATCCGGATTTTCTCGATCGCCTTTATCGAGTTCTGGCGCGGGGTTCCGCTGATCACGGTGCTGTTCTTCGCAACCTATATGTTGCCGCTGTTCGTTCCGACCGGTTTCACCATCGACGGATTGGTGCGCGCCCTGATCGGGATCGCGCTGTTTACCGGCGCCTACCAGGCTGAAAACATCCGCGGCGGCCTGCAAGCGATCCCGCGCGGGCAGAGCGAGGCGGCAAGTGCGCTCGGCCTGTCATGGGGCAAGACCACGGCGTTGGTCGTGATGCCGCAGGCGTTGCGCCACGTCATCCCCAACCTCGTCAACAGCTTCATCAGCCTGTTCAAGGACACCTCGCTGGTTTCGATCGTTGCGCTGTTCGATCTGTTGGGATCGCTGCGCGCGTCATTTTCCGATCCAAACTGGTCGACGCCGACCACGCTGTTCACCGGCTTTGCGTTCACCGGGATCATCTATTTCGTCTTCTGTTTTGGCATGTCGCGTTACTCTCTGTTCGTCGAGAACAGGCTGAACGTGCACCGCCGCAACTGA
- a CDS encoding amino acid ABC transporter permease, whose protein sequence is MAIEPRKPPSQFVAKLQRMLGGSAGWSGFVVQILFVAALSWIAYEIVANARANLQAQRITAGFGFLANNAGFDVSQSLIPYSGSDPYTRVFLVGLLNTLLVSVIGIFFATLIGFLVALGRLSPNWLLSRISGGYVELIRNLPLLFQILFWYLAVLAALPNPRQSISVFDSFFLSNRGLVIPKPIGTPGFEPFAAALLVAIVAAIALWRYSRRQLFQSGKVIKVWPYALGMVIGLPLVSALIFGLPVTFEVPVLKGFNFAGGSRVIPEFVALTLALSTYTAAFIAEIVRAGILSVHKGQMEAGSSLGLQRGSVLRLIVIPQALRVILPPLTNQYLNLTKNSSLAVGIGYPDLVSVFAGTTLSQTGQAIEIIGITMGVYLLISLVTSAIMSFYSWRISRSMG, encoded by the coding sequence ATGGCCATCGAACCCCGGAAACCACCGTCGCAGTTTGTTGCCAAACTGCAGCGGATGCTCGGTGGAAGTGCGGGCTGGAGCGGTTTTGTCGTCCAGATCCTGTTCGTCGCGGCACTGTCCTGGATTGCTTACGAGATCGTCGCCAATGCCCGCGCCAATCTGCAGGCGCAGCGGATCACTGCGGGCTTTGGCTTCCTGGCCAACAATGCGGGCTTTGACGTCAGCCAGAGCCTGATCCCGTATTCGGGATCCGATCCTTACACCCGCGTTTTCCTGGTCGGTCTGCTCAATACGCTGCTGGTCTCGGTGATCGGCATCTTCTTTGCGACGCTGATCGGATTCCTGGTCGCGCTTGGCCGGCTGTCGCCGAACTGGCTGCTGTCGCGGATTTCGGGCGGCTATGTCGAACTGATCCGCAACCTGCCGCTGTTGTTCCAGATCCTGTTCTGGTATCTCGCCGTCCTCGCCGCATTGCCCAATCCGCGGCAGAGTATCTCCGTTTTCGACAGTTTCTTCCTGAGCAACCGCGGTCTGGTGATTCCGAAGCCGATCGGCACGCCCGGGTTCGAGCCGTTTGCGGCTGCGCTCCTGGTGGCGATCGTGGCGGCGATTGCGCTGTGGCGTTACTCCCGCCGGCAACTCTTCCAAAGTGGCAAGGTGATCAAGGTCTGGCCCTATGCGCTCGGCATGGTCATCGGCCTTCCGTTGGTCAGCGCACTGATCTTTGGTCTACCCGTCACGTTTGAAGTGCCGGTACTCAAAGGCTTCAACTTTGCCGGCGGCTCACGTGTCATTCCCGAATTCGTCGCGCTGACGCTGGCGCTATCGACCTACACGGCGGCCTTCATTGCCGAGATCGTGCGCGCGGGCATTCTCTCCGTGCACAAGGGGCAGATGGAAGCCGGCTCCTCGCTCGGACTGCAGCGCGGCTCGGTGCTGCGGCTGATCGTGATCCCGCAGGCGCTACGCGTGATCCTGCCGCCGCTGACCAACCAGTATCTCAATTTGACCAAAAACTCTTCGCTGGCGGTCGGGATCGGTTATCCCGATCTGGTGTCGGTGTTTGCAGGCACGACACTGAGCCAGACCGGGCAGGCGATCGAGATCATCGGCATTACCATGGGCGTCTATCTGCTGATTTCGCTGGTGACGAGCGCGATCATGAGTTTCTATAGTTGGCGTATCAGCCGGAGTATGGGCTGA
- a CDS encoding amino acid ABC transporter substrate-binding protein, whose protein sequence is MKRVSLVVTLAVAAGLSVQVASAQTLKAVKDRGMLSCGVGQGLPGFSSPDDKGSWTGLDVDVCRAIAAAVLNDATKIKFVPLSAKDRFTALQSGEIDVLSRNTTWTLSRDTSLGANFTGVTYYDGQGFMVKKSLKVNSALELNSASVCVQTGTTTEQNLADYFKGNNMKYEVIAFGTNDEAVKAYESGRCDVFTTDVSGLYADRLKLANPADHVVLPEVISKEPLGPMVRHGDDQWFDIVKWTLFAMVTAEELGITQKNVDEMAKSDKPEMKRVFGTDGNLGEQLGLTKDWVSRIVKAVGNYGEAFDRNVGAGSKLGIARGLNALWNKGGIQYAPPIR, encoded by the coding sequence ATGAAACGCGTATCTCTGGTTGTTACCCTTGCCGTTGCCGCCGGTCTCTCGGTCCAGGTCGCCTCGGCGCAAACCCTCAAGGCGGTCAAGGACCGGGGCATGCTGTCTTGCGGCGTCGGCCAGGGCCTGCCGGGCTTCTCGTCTCCGGATGACAAGGGTAGCTGGACCGGGCTCGACGTCGATGTATGCCGGGCGATCGCGGCGGCCGTCCTCAACGACGCCACCAAGATCAAGTTCGTGCCGCTGTCGGCCAAGGACCGCTTCACGGCGCTGCAATCCGGCGAAATCGACGTGCTGTCCCGCAACACCACGTGGACGTTGTCGCGCGATACGTCGCTGGGCGCCAACTTCACCGGCGTCACGTATTATGACGGCCAGGGCTTTATGGTGAAAAAGTCGCTGAAGGTGAATTCGGCGCTGGAATTGAACAGCGCATCCGTCTGCGTGCAGACCGGCACCACGACCGAGCAGAACCTCGCCGACTACTTCAAGGGCAACAACATGAAGTACGAGGTGATCGCGTTCGGCACGAACGACGAAGCCGTCAAGGCTTACGAGTCCGGCCGTTGCGACGTCTTCACCACCGACGTGTCCGGCCTCTATGCCGACCGTTTGAAGCTTGCCAACCCGGCCGATCATGTCGTGTTGCCGGAAGTCATTTCGAAGGAGCCGCTGGGCCCGATGGTGCGCCACGGCGACGATCAGTGGTTTGACATCGTGAAGTGGACGCTGTTCGCAATGGTCACTGCCGAAGAACTCGGCATTACCCAGAAGAATGTCGATGAGATGGCCAAGTCGGACAAGCCGGAGATGAAACGGGTGTTCGGGACCGACGGCAATCTCGGTGAACAGCTCGGCCTGACCAAGGATTGGGTGTCGCGGATCGTAAAGGCCGTCGGCAATTACGGCGAGGCCTTCGATCGCAACGTCGGCGCCGGCTCCAAGCTCGGAATTGCCCGCGGGCTCAACGCGCTGTGGAATAAGGGTGGCATCCAGTACGCACCGCCGATCCGCTGA
- the metC gene encoding cystathionine beta-lyase, with product MSSSNDEPSNPQKAETRLVTAGRDTKGQRGFVNPAVFHGSTVLYPTAEDLHAHRAEFSYGRHGSPTTRALQDVLMSLEGPQCAGVGLTPSGLAAITTALLSVLSAGDHVLVTDNVYRPSRNFCNGMLARYGVEVSYFDPLIGAGIESLFKPNTKAVLVEAPGSQSFEMSDIPAIAAVAHARGALVIDDNTWATPLFHRSLDQDVDISMQAATKYIGGHSDIMFGTISANAKAWPLIAEGIRLLGVCAGPDDVFLALRGTRTLSVRLAQHYRSGLEMARWLAARPEVLQVLHPALESHPGHAIWKRDFTGASGLFSIVLKPVPQKAVDALLDTVKLFGMGFSWGGFESLVIPFDCDSYRTATKWSPGGPTLRLHIGLENVDDLKADLDRGFAALKAAG from the coding sequence ATGAGCTCTTCGAACGACGAACCGTCCAACCCGCAAAAAGCCGAAACCAGACTGGTCACCGCCGGCCGCGACACCAAGGGACAGCGGGGGTTCGTCAACCCGGCGGTCTTCCACGGTTCGACCGTGCTCTATCCGACCGCCGAGGACCTGCACGCCCACCGCGCCGAATTCTCCTATGGGCGTCATGGCTCGCCGACCACGCGGGCGCTGCAGGACGTGCTGATGTCGCTGGAAGGCCCGCAATGCGCCGGCGTCGGGCTGACGCCGTCGGGGCTGGCCGCAATCACCACCGCCCTGCTCTCGGTGCTCAGCGCCGGCGACCATGTGCTGGTGACCGATAATGTCTACCGGCCCTCGCGCAATTTCTGCAACGGCATGCTGGCGCGCTACGGCGTCGAGGTCAGCTATTTCGATCCGCTGATCGGCGCCGGCATCGAAAGCCTGTTCAAGCCCAACACCAAGGCGGTGCTGGTCGAGGCGCCCGGCTCGCAATCGTTTGAAATGAGCGACATCCCCGCCATCGCCGCCGTCGCGCATGCAAGGGGCGCGCTCGTCATCGACGACAACACCTGGGCCACACCACTGTTTCATCGCTCGCTCGATCAGGATGTCGACATCAGCATGCAGGCCGCCACCAAATATATCGGGGGCCATTCCGACATCATGTTCGGCACGATTTCGGCGAACGCCAAGGCGTGGCCGCTGATTGCCGAGGGCATCCGCCTGCTCGGCGTCTGCGCCGGTCCCGATGACGTCTTCCTGGCGCTGCGCGGCACGCGAACGCTTTCGGTGCGGCTCGCGCAGCATTACCGCTCGGGCCTTGAAATGGCCCGCTGGCTCGCCGCCCGGCCCGAAGTGCTCCAGGTGTTGCATCCGGCGCTTGAAAGCCACCCGGGGCATGCGATCTGGAAGCGCGACTTCACCGGCGCATCCGGTCTGTTCAGTATTGTTCTAAAGCCAGTGCCGCAAAAGGCGGTCGACGCCCTGCTCGATACCGTAAAGCTGTTCGGCATGGGCTTTTCGTGGGGCGGCTTCGAAAGCCTCGTCATCCCGTTCGATTGCGATTCCTACCGCACCGCGACCAAATGGTCCCCCGGCGGGCCGACGCTGCGGCTCCATATCGGCCTGGAGAATGTCGATGACCTCAAGGCCGATCTCGATCGCGGTTTTGCAGCGTTAAAGGCGGCCGGCTAG
- a CDS encoding 4-hydroxythreonine-4-phosphate dehydrogenase PdxA: MNVQNPGKPVIALAMGDPAGISPELTAKLACLDEVRSRARLIVIGDRRVFDEGARVAGVKADLPNVTPSAGPRTIGNDAAFMDLGHLDPATIERGVASQAGGAFALENYRRALTLARDRQVDAVCFTPFNKKAMRLARAEYDDEIAFSTEIAGLKTPASEFNVLDRLWNARVTSHIPLRDVASRLSVERIHRALKLTDACMRRAGFAAPRIAVAGLNPHAGDGGNFGREEIDVIEPAVVAGRTGGIAAEGPFPADTVFLRAKNGAFDAVLTMYHDQGQIAMKLMGFDRGVTILGGFPFPICTPAHGTAYDIAGQGVASVGASRAALLLAAEMAGAAKAGNRAA, encoded by the coding sequence ATGAACGTGCAGAACCCCGGCAAGCCGGTGATTGCGCTGGCGATGGGAGACCCCGCCGGCATCAGCCCGGAGCTGACCGCAAAGCTCGCCTGCCTCGACGAAGTCCGCTCCCGCGCGCGCCTGATCGTGATCGGGGACCGCCGCGTTTTCGACGAAGGTGCGCGCGTGGCGGGTGTCAAGGCTGACTTGCCAAATGTCACGCCGTCCGCAGGCCCTCGAACAATTGGCAATGATGCCGCCTTTATGGATCTTGGCCATCTCGATCCGGCGACCATCGAACGTGGCGTCGCCAGCCAGGCCGGCGGTGCATTCGCGCTGGAGAATTACCGCCGCGCGCTCACGCTGGCGCGCGACCGGCAGGTGGACGCGGTCTGCTTCACGCCGTTCAACAAGAAGGCAATGCGGCTCGCGCGTGCGGAGTATGACGACGAGATTGCGTTCTCCACCGAAATCGCCGGCCTGAAAACGCCGGCCAGCGAATTCAACGTGCTTGACAGGCTCTGGAATGCGCGCGTCACGTCGCACATCCCGCTCAGGGACGTGGCCTCGCGTCTTTCCGTCGAACGCATTCATCGCGCGCTCAAACTGACTGATGCCTGCATGCGACGGGCCGGCTTTGCCGCGCCCCGGATCGCCGTAGCCGGGCTCAACCCGCATGCCGGGGACGGCGGCAATTTCGGCCGCGAGGAGATTGACGTGATCGAACCCGCGGTCGTGGCCGGCCGGACTGGGGGAATAGCGGCGGAGGGGCCGTTTCCGGCCGACACGGTTTTCCTGCGCGCCAAGAACGGTGCCTTCGATGCGGTGCTGACGATGTATCACGACCAGGGCCAGATCGCGATGAAGCTGATGGGCTTCGATCGCGGGGTGACGATCCTGGGGGGCTTCCCGTTTCCGATCTGTACGCCGGCGCATGGCACGGCCTATGACATCGCAGGCCAGGGCGTCGCCTCGGTCGGCGCCAGCCGGGCAGCTCTGTTGCTCGCCGCGGAGATGGCGGGCGCGGCCAAGGCTGGCAATCGGGCGGCGTGA
- a CDS encoding tripartite tricarboxylate transporter permease, producing the protein MENLQSLLHGFTIAVTVPHLTLMVIGVLLGILVGVLPGLGAPNGVSLLLPLTFGMQPVSAIILLSSMYWGALFGGSVTSILFNIPGEPSSVATTFDGYPMARDGRPTTALATAFGSAAFGALVGVILITFLASWVAQVALAFGPPEYFAVYFLAFASFVGMGGAAPIKTVVALAIGFAIAAIGIDTVSGSVRLTMGIDELVKGVSFVVAVMGLFGIGELLIAVEEEFQARAVSSRVDWKEVFQALSRLPHHGIALLRSAAIGCWMGITPGGPTAASFMSYGIAKRFSRNGARFGSGETEGIIAPETADHAAGTSALLPMLSLGIPGSATAAVMMGGLMIWGLNPGPMLFVDQKDFVWGLIASMYVGNIVAVALVLLTVPVFAALMRIPFAVIAPLIVIICVVGAYSVSNSYLDVVLMLGFGVVGYLFKKLHYPLAPLVLAIVIGDKAEDAFRQAMLMSKGSLEIFFANRLVATLVLAGMALLLLPLALQIVRLLRKPDEAAHEKVRII; encoded by the coding sequence ATGGAAAACCTTCAATCGCTGCTGCACGGCTTCACCATCGCAGTCACCGTTCCGCATCTGACGCTGATGGTGATCGGCGTCCTGCTCGGCATTCTGGTCGGCGTTCTGCCGGGCCTGGGTGCGCCAAACGGGGTATCGCTGTTGCTGCCGCTGACGTTCGGCATGCAGCCGGTATCGGCGATCATTCTGCTTTCGAGCATGTATTGGGGTGCGCTGTTCGGCGGCTCAGTGACGTCGATCCTGTTCAACATCCCGGGCGAACCTTCGTCGGTCGCCACCACGTTCGACGGCTATCCGATGGCGCGCGACGGCCGGCCGACCACGGCGCTGGCCACAGCCTTCGGCTCGGCGGCGTTCGGCGCGCTTGTCGGCGTGATCCTGATTACGTTTCTGGCGTCCTGGGTTGCGCAGGTGGCGCTCGCCTTCGGACCGCCCGAATACTTCGCGGTCTATTTCCTCGCCTTCGCCAGCTTCGTCGGCATGGGCGGCGCGGCGCCGATCAAGACGGTGGTGGCGCTCGCGATCGGGTTTGCCATCGCCGCGATCGGCATCGATACGGTCTCGGGCAGCGTCCGGCTCACCATGGGTATCGACGAACTGGTGAAAGGCGTCAGCTTCGTCGTTGCCGTCATGGGACTGTTCGGCATCGGCGAGTTGCTGATCGCGGTGGAGGAAGAGTTCCAGGCCCGCGCGGTATCGTCGAGGGTCGATTGGAAGGAAGTCTTCCAGGCGCTGAGCCGTCTGCCGCACCATGGCATTGCGTTGCTGCGCAGCGCCGCCATCGGCTGCTGGATGGGCATTACGCCGGGCGGCCCGACCGCAGCTTCCTTCATGAGCTATGGCATCGCCAAGCGCTTCTCGCGCAATGGCGCGCGTTTCGGCAGCGGCGAGACCGAGGGCATCATCGCGCCGGAGACCGCCGACCATGCCGCCGGCACCAGCGCGCTATTGCCGATGCTCTCGCTCGGCATTCCCGGCTCGGCCACGGCTGCCGTCATGATGGGCGGGTTGATGATCTGGGGATTGAATCCCGGGCCGATGTTGTTCGTCGACCAGAAGGATTTCGTCTGGGGGCTGATCGCCTCGATGTATGTCGGCAACATCGTTGCGGTTGCGCTGGTGTTGCTCACCGTTCCGGTGTTTGCCGCCCTGATGCGCATTCCGTTCGCCGTCATCGCGCCCCTTATCGTAATCATCTGCGTCGTCGGCGCTTATTCGGTCTCGAACTCCTATCTCGACGTCGTCTTGATGCTTGGCTTCGGTGTCGTCGGCTATCTCTTCAAGAAGCTGCACTATCCGTTGGCGCCGTTGGTGCTTGCGATCGTGATCGGCGACAAGGCCGAGGACGCCTTTCGGCAGGCCATGCTGATGTCGAAGGGATCGCTCGAGATATTCTTTGCGAACCGGCTGGTGGCGACCCTCGTCCTGGCCGGGATGGCGTTGTTGCTGCTTCCACTCGCCTTGCAGATCGTGCGTCTGCTGCGAAAGCCGGACGAAGCCGCTCATGAAAAGGTGAGGATCATATGA
- a CDS encoding tripartite tricarboxylate transporter TctB family protein gives MISRRALEIATAALTGTFGIVVVVSSIDNGIGWSSAGVDAGTFPFLTGVIVVLGSLYNMAQGALGRGTLAIIRVAVTPSELRRLAGLFVPAAIFVAVIPVAGMYLASAGYVFAVVALPKQQSVLRALGIAVVTPLALYVVFERMFQVSLPHGALGSAFGF, from the coding sequence ATGATATCACGACGGGCGCTCGAGATAGCCACGGCGGCGCTGACTGGAACCTTCGGTATCGTGGTCGTCGTATCCAGCATCGACAACGGCATCGGCTGGTCGAGTGCCGGCGTCGACGCCGGCACGTTTCCGTTCCTGACTGGCGTCATCGTCGTGCTCGGCAGCCTTTACAACATGGCGCAGGGCGCGCTCGGGCGCGGCACCCTGGCCATTATCAGGGTGGCCGTCACGCCGTCCGAACTGCGCCGCCTTGCAGGGTTGTTCGTTCCTGCCGCGATTTTCGTTGCTGTCATTCCCGTCGCTGGGATGTATCTCGCTTCGGCGGGCTATGTTTTTGCGGTGGTGGCGTTGCCGAAGCAGCAATCGGTCTTGCGCGCGCTTGGCATCGCCGTGGTTACGCCGCTTGCGCTCTACGTCGTGTTCGAGCGCATGTTCCAGGTGTCGCTACCGCACGGCGCACTCGGCTCTGCGTTCGGTTTCTGA
- a CDS encoding Bug family tripartite tricarboxylate transporter substrate binding protein has product MKITSRLLLSTAALMLAGAIPAAAAWQPQKPIEFVATAGPGGGTDNLARAVQSIVTKYKLTDQPIVVVNKGGGSGAEGYVYGKASAGDPHKVIFGTSNAWQQPLVSKVAFNYSDLTPVAALAQDEFLLWVKQDAPYKTAGDFLKAAAATEFKMGGAQSKDTDEVLTRMIEKAAHVKFTYIPFKSGAEAAVQLAGGHIDAHVNNPSESLGQWRGSTQRPLCAFSPKRLPQGPKVTATEGWSDVPTCVEQGLAISQYEQPRTVWLPGKVSPEQAAFYVDLMKKVQATPEWKDYIEKTSQVDTFLTGAAFADFIKQDLEHVKQVAGEQGWLVK; this is encoded by the coding sequence ATGAAGATCACTTCAAGACTCCTGCTGTCCACGGCAGCGTTGATGCTGGCCGGCGCGATTCCGGCCGCTGCGGCCTGGCAGCCGCAGAAGCCGATCGAGTTCGTCGCCACCGCGGGGCCGGGCGGCGGCACCGACAATCTCGCGCGCGCCGTCCAGAGCATCGTCACCAAATACAAATTGACCGATCAGCCGATCGTGGTCGTCAACAAGGGCGGCGGCAGCGGGGCAGAGGGCTATGTCTATGGCAAGGCGTCCGCCGGCGATCCCCACAAGGTGATCTTCGGCACCTCGAACGCGTGGCAGCAACCGCTCGTCTCCAAGGTCGCCTTCAACTACAGCGATCTCACCCCAGTCGCCGCACTGGCGCAGGACGAATTCCTGCTCTGGGTGAAACAGGACGCGCCCTACAAGACTGCCGGCGATTTTCTCAAGGCGGCAGCCGCGACCGAGTTCAAGATGGGCGGCGCGCAGTCCAAGGACACCGACGAAGTCCTGACGCGGATGATCGAGAAGGCGGCGCACGTCAAATTCACCTACATCCCCTTCAAGAGCGGCGCCGAGGCCGCCGTTCAACTGGCCGGCGGCCACATCGATGCGCATGTCAACAATCCCTCCGAGAGCCTTGGGCAGTGGCGCGGAAGTACCCAGCGCCCGCTCTGCGCCTTCAGCCCGAAGCGATTGCCGCAGGGGCCGAAGGTCACCGCAACCGAAGGCTGGAGCGACGTGCCGACCTGCGTCGAGCAGGGGCTTGCGATCTCGCAATATGAGCAGCCGCGGACGGTTTGGCTGCCGGGCAAGGTCAGCCCGGAGCAGGCGGCGTTCTACGTCGATCTCATGAAGAAGGTGCAGGCGACGCCCGAATGGAAGGACTACATCGAGAAGACCTCGCAGGTTGACACCTTCCTGACCGGCGCTGCGTTCGCCGATTTCATCAAGCAGGACCTCGAACACGTGAAGCAGGTTGCGGGCGAACAGGGCTGGCTGGTGAAGTAG
- a CDS encoding CaiB/BaiF CoA transferase family protein, whose product MSVQNDKMPRTGPLAGLKVIDLTHVMAGPTCTLMLADMGADVIKIEKWPNGDDTRHSVPPKIGDEAASFLMMNRNKRGIVLDLKTAGGKEVLRRLIAGADVLVENFAPGAMERLGFGYEDLHRDFPALIYCSLSGFGRTGPYRHRRGFDLVAQAMSGIMSFTGERPDGPPVKCGPPLSDITAGLLASMGIVAAYSHRLKTGEGQWVETSLYEAALVQTYWQSTIALASNVAPRAMGSAHPLNAPYQAFEASDGWLVVGGANKKHWLLMLEALGALELASDSRFVNGSDRMAHLKELEAELSVRFRKQTRAHWLAALDEKGVPCGPVHNMLEALNDPQTLARDMVVEVEHSTLGPVKTIGLPVKFSATPGKVRSGAPVYGEHTREVLREHGFDQSQIEAFEREGAVVAAPDGSKEQVA is encoded by the coding sequence ATGTCCGTTCAAAACGACAAGATGCCACGCACGGGGCCGCTCGCCGGCCTCAAGGTCATCGATCTCACCCACGTGATGGCGGGGCCGACCTGCACCCTGATGCTTGCCGACATGGGCGCCGACGTCATCAAGATCGAGAAATGGCCGAATGGCGACGACACGCGGCATTCGGTGCCGCCGAAGATCGGCGACGAGGCGGCCTCGTTTCTGATGATGAACCGCAACAAGCGCGGCATCGTGCTCGACCTGAAGACCGCGGGCGGCAAGGAAGTGCTGCGGCGGCTGATCGCCGGCGCCGACGTTCTGGTCGAGAATTTTGCGCCGGGCGCGATGGAGCGGCTCGGCTTCGGCTATGAGGATCTGCACAGGGATTTTCCGGCGCTGATCTATTGCTCGCTGTCCGGCTTCGGCCGCACCGGCCCGTACCGGCATCGCCGCGGCTTCGATCTGGTCGCCCAGGCGATGAGCGGCATCATGAGTTTCACCGGCGAACGGCCGGACGGTCCGCCAGTCAAATGCGGTCCGCCGCTGTCCGATATCACGGCCGGACTCCTGGCCAGCATGGGTATCGTGGCCGCCTATTCGCACCGGCTCAAGACCGGTGAAGGGCAATGGGTGGAGACATCGCTCTATGAGGCGGCGCTGGTTCAGACCTATTGGCAGTCGACAATTGCGCTCGCCAGCAACGTGGCGCCGCGCGCCATGGGCTCAGCCCATCCGCTCAACGCGCCGTATCAGGCGTTCGAGGCGTCCGACGGCTGGCTCGTGGTCGGCGGCGCCAACAAGAAGCATTGGCTGTTGATGCTGGAAGCGCTTGGTGCGCTGGAGCTGGCTTCCGACTCGCGCTTCGTCAACGGCTCCGACCGCATGGCGCATCTGAAGGAACTCGAAGCCGAACTGAGCGTCCGTTTCCGCAAACAGACGCGGGCGCATTGGCTGGCGGCACTGGACGAGAAAGGCGTGCCCTGCGGCCCCGTTCACAACATGCTGGAAGCGCTGAACGATCCGCAGACGCTCGCGCGCGACATGGTGGTCGAGGTCGAGCATTCGACGCTCGGACCGGTGAAAACGATCGGGCTACCGGTCAAATTCTCGGCGACGCCGGGCAAGGTGCGTTCAGGCGCGCCCGTCTATGGCGAGCATACGCGTGAAGTCTTGCGCGAACATGGTTTCGATCAGAGCCAAATCGAGGCATTCGAGCGGGAGGGCGCGGTCGTTGCCGCCCCGGACGGAAGCAAGGAGCAGGTTGCCTGA